The following is a genomic window from Thermotoga sp..
CAAAACCCAGATACACCGAGGGTACTCTGGTGAAGGAGATGGAGCGATTGGGAATAGGGCGTCCCAGCACCTACGCTGCTACGATAAGGCTCCTCCTCACTCGAAAGTACGTGAAGAAGATCGGGGGATACCTTTATCCCACAGTGATCGGAAGTGTTGTCATGGATTACCTGGAGAAAAAGTACGCGGACATTGTGAACGTCTCCTTCACTGCTGAAATGGAGAAAGAGCTCGATGAGGTAGAACAGGGCAAAAAAACGGACAAGGTTGTGCTGCAAGATTTCTATCGAGCCTTTTCAAAAGTTTTCGACAAGAACGACAGGATCACTGTCGATTATCCGACGAATCAAAAATGCTCTTGTGGAAAAGATATGGTGCTTTCTTTTGGAAGGTACGGGTTCTACTTGAAGTGTGAGTGTGGAAAGAGCAGAAGTGTGAGGAACGACGAAGTTGCTGTTATAGAGAGTGGAAAGATGTTCATCAGGAGGAGAAGCGATGAAGATAGCGCTTTTGATGGGGGGAACGTCAAGGGAAAGAGAAATCTCGTTGAGAAGCGGAGAAAGGGTAAGAAAAGCTCTTGAAGCTTTGGGATACGAGTACGTTGTCTTCGACGTTAGCGAGGATTTCCTGGAAAAGGCTCCGAAACTGAAGGAATTCGACCTGGTGTTCAACGTGCTTCACGGAACGTTTGGAGAAGATGGTTCACTCCAATCCATACTGGATTTCCTCAGGGTTCGATACACGGGTTCCGATGCGTTTTCCAGTATGCTTTGCTTTGACAAGCTCCTCACTTATAGATTCCTGAAGGATTTTGTCAGAATGCCGAACTTTGTGGAGGTCAAAGAGCTCATCAACTCATCTCCTATTGGATACCCCTGCGTGGTGAAGCCGCGAAGGGAAGGTTCCAGTATCGGTGTTTTCATCTGTGAGTCAGATGAAGAATTCCAAAGGGCGCTGAAAGAAGATCTGCCGTTCTATGGTAGTGTGATCGTTCAAGAGTACATCCCAGGGCGAGAAATGACGGTATCGATAATAGAAACTGAAGAAGGATTCAGGGTGTTGCCCATACTGGAGCTGAGGCCAAAAAAGAGGAAATTC
Proteins encoded in this region:
- a CDS encoding D-alanine--D-alanine ligase yields the protein MKIALLMGGTSREREISLRSGERVRKALEALGYEYVVFDVSEDFLEKAPKLKEFDLVFNVLHGTFGEDGSLQSILDFLRVRYTGSDAFSSMLCFDKLLTYRFLKDFVRMPNFVEVKELINSSPIGYPCVVKPRREGSSIGVFICESDEEFQRALKEDLPFYGSVIVQEYIPGREMTVSIIETEEGFRVLPILELRPKKRKFYDYVAKYTKGETDFLLPAPLKPDEEHLVKETALKAFTEAGCRGFGRVDGIFHNGEFFFLEINTVPGLTELSDLPASAKAAGIEFEELINIIIKSAFLKGE